The following coding sequences lie in one Mucilaginibacter sp. KACC 22773 genomic window:
- a CDS encoding efflux RND transporter permease subunit, with product MLKRFIERPVLSTVISVLLVILGILGLINLPISQYPDIAPPTVQVEAFYSGANADVVLKSVIIPMEEQINGVENMTYMTSSASNDGSASITVYFKVGTNPDLAAVNVQNRVSRATSLLPLVVTQSGVTVAKSQSSNLIIFSLYSENKTYDETFLQNYAKINLVPQIQRVTGVGNANVFGSKDYSMRIWLKPDVMSRYNLIPDDITEALNEQNIEAAPGKFGENSKQSFQYVIRYKGRLKTAAEFGDIIIKSVGNGQLLRLNDVARVELGSLDYSFEIQTNRLPSVGVAISQTAGSNARDVINESKKILEAAAEKFPKGMKITYLVDANSFLDASIEKVISTLIEAFILVFIVVFVFLQDFRSTLIPAIAVPVAIVGTFFFLNLFGFTINLLTLFALVLAIGIVVDDAIVVVEAVHAKLDQGYKSARKASVNAMNEISGAIVSITLVMSAVFLPVTFISGSTGVFYKQFGITLAVAILLSAVNALTLSPALCALFLKPHEKGTKKHGFINHFYVVFNTSFDAVTNKYKKSVSFLAGRKWIALAAVVVFSSILIYLVKTTPSSFVPNEDQGTVFAAISLPPASSMERTDAVANKIDSIGHTIPSVVNTLKLVGFNFIAGSGSAYAMVIMKLKGWDQRKDKSQSLQSIIGQLSAKTSGMREANVFYFSPPTLQGFGNSDGFEFQLQDKGGHTVDELYKVSNTFQAALKKRKEIQNLNSSFNPNFPQFQVDVNVAKCKEAGVTVTGVLNTLQGYYGGLYASNFNDFGKQYRVMVQADYDYRANEIGLSKIFVRNAAGAMAPITSFITLKRVFGPESISRFNLFTAISVSGSPNPGYSTGDAIKAINEVAKQTLPAGYDFEFSGLTREELSTGTQSAYIFMLCLVFVYFLLSAQYESYILPFAVLLSLPVGLAGTYLFAWIFDIGSNIYLQISLIMLIGLLAKNAILIVEFALERRRAGMDLIPAAIAGAEARLRPILMTSFAFIFGIMPLMFSTGAGANGNKSIGTGAVGGMFVGTVFGVFVIPILFIIFQSLQEKVGRKPKPEDEDDEAEVVPAR from the coding sequence ATGCTTAAAAGATTTATAGAACGCCCGGTACTATCCACCGTAATTTCGGTTTTGCTGGTAATACTGGGTATTTTAGGGTTAATAAACTTACCAATTTCGCAATATCCGGATATTGCACCGCCTACCGTACAGGTAGAAGCCTTTTATAGCGGCGCCAACGCCGATGTAGTGCTCAAAAGTGTGATTATCCCGATGGAGGAGCAGATAAACGGGGTGGAGAACATGACCTACATGACTTCATCTGCCAGTAACGATGGTTCGGCGTCTATCACGGTATACTTTAAGGTTGGTACCAATCCTGATCTGGCCGCGGTAAACGTGCAAAACAGGGTATCGCGTGCTACAAGTTTGCTGCCGTTGGTGGTTACGCAATCGGGTGTTACGGTAGCAAAAAGTCAGAGCAGTAACCTGATTATCTTCTCATTATACAGCGAGAATAAAACTTACGACGAAACTTTTCTGCAAAATTATGCCAAAATAAACCTGGTACCGCAAATTCAGCGGGTTACCGGTGTTGGTAATGCCAACGTGTTTGGCTCAAAAGATTATTCGATGCGCATTTGGTTAAAACCCGATGTGATGTCGCGCTATAATCTTATACCTGATGATATTACCGAAGCGCTCAACGAACAGAACATAGAAGCCGCCCCGGGTAAATTTGGCGAAAACAGCAAGCAATCCTTCCAGTACGTTATCCGCTATAAAGGCCGGCTAAAAACCGCCGCCGAATTTGGCGATATCATCATCAAATCGGTAGGCAACGGGCAGCTGCTGCGCCTGAATGATGTGGCACGTGTTGAGTTGGGATCTTTGGATTATTCTTTCGAGATACAAACCAACAGGTTGCCTTCGGTAGGGGTGGCTATCAGCCAAACAGCAGGGTCAAACGCCCGCGATGTGATCAACGAATCGAAAAAAATCCTGGAGGCCGCTGCCGAAAAATTCCCTAAGGGGATGAAAATAACTTACTTGGTTGATGCCAACAGTTTCCTGGATGCCTCGATAGAAAAAGTGATCAGTACATTGATAGAAGCATTTATCCTGGTATTTATAGTAGTGTTTGTGTTTTTGCAGGATTTTAGGTCAACATTAATCCCGGCTATAGCGGTGCCTGTGGCTATTGTGGGTACCTTCTTTTTCCTCAACTTGTTTGGCTTCACCATTAACCTGCTTACCCTTTTTGCATTGGTACTGGCCATAGGTATTGTAGTAGATGACGCCATTGTGGTGGTAGAAGCTGTGCACGCCAAGCTTGATCAGGGTTATAAATCGGCCCGGAAAGCATCTGTAAATGCCATGAACGAAATTTCGGGCGCTATCGTTTCCATCACGCTGGTTATGTCGGCGGTATTTTTACCGGTTACGTTTATTTCGGGCTCAACAGGCGTATTTTATAAGCAGTTTGGTATTACGCTGGCTGTAGCCATTTTGCTATCGGCAGTAAACGCCCTAACCTTAAGCCCGGCATTGTGCGCGTTATTTTTAAAGCCACATGAAAAAGGGACAAAAAAACATGGTTTCATCAACCATTTTTATGTGGTGTTTAATACCTCGTTTGATGCGGTAACCAACAAATATAAAAAATCGGTAAGCTTTTTGGCAGGTCGTAAATGGATTGCCCTTGCAGCGGTGGTGGTGTTTTCGTCCATCCTGATTTACCTGGTAAAAACAACCCCATCCAGCTTTGTGCCCAATGAAGACCAGGGGACAGTGTTTGCCGCCATCAGCTTGCCGCCTGCCTCGTCAATGGAACGTACCGATGCTGTTGCCAATAAGATAGATAGTATTGGCCATACCATCCCATCGGTAGTTAATACGCTTAAATTGGTGGGCTTTAACTTTATTGCCGGCTCGGGCAGTGCATACGCCATGGTGATTATGAAGCTGAAGGGCTGGGATCAACGTAAAGATAAAAGTCAAAGCCTGCAAAGCATTATTGGCCAGCTTTCGGCCAAAACAAGCGGTATGCGGGAAGCCAACGTGTTTTACTTTTCACCGCCAACCTTACAGGGGTTTGGTAACAGCGATGGTTTTGAATTTCAGCTACAGGATAAAGGCGGGCATACTGTTGATGAATTGTATAAGGTAAGTAATACCTTTCAGGCAGCATTAAAAAAACGTAAGGAGATCCAAAACCTTAACTCATCATTTAATCCAAACTTCCCACAGTTCCAGGTAGATGTTAATGTGGCAAAATGTAAGGAAGCTGGAGTAACCGTAACAGGCGTATTAAATACCCTGCAAGGTTATTACGGCGGTTTATATGCATCAAACTTTAATGACTTTGGCAAGCAATACCGGGTTATGGTACAGGCAGATTATGATTACCGGGCCAACGAAATTGGCCTGAGTAAAATATTTGTACGCAATGCGGCTGGTGCCATGGCGCCAATAACATCGTTTATCACGCTGAAAAGGGTATTTGGTCCCGAGTCTATTTCGAGGTTTAACTTATTTACGGCCATATCGGTTTCCGGCTCCCCAAACCCGGGGTACAGTACAGGAGATGCTATAAAGGCCATTAATGAAGTTGCCAAACAAACGCTGCCTGCCGGTTACGATTTTGAATTTTCGGGCCTTACCCGCGAGGAATTGAGCACCGGCACGCAATCGGCTTACATATTTATGCTTTGCCTGGTGTTTGTGTACTTTTTACTTAGTGCGCAATATGAAAGCTATATCCTGCCGTTCGCGGTATTATTATCGCTGCCTGTTGGTTTAGCGGGTACGTACCTTTTTGCCTGGATTTTTGACATCGGCAGTAATATTTACCTGCAAATTTCGCTCATCATGCTCATCGGTTTGCTGGCAAAGAACGCTATCCTGATAGTAGAATTTGCTTTGGAGCGACGCCGGGCAGGTATGGATTTAATACCCGCTGCCATAGCAGGCGCCGAAGCCCGTTTGCGCCCGATTTTGATGACATCTTTTGCCTTTATATTTGGTATTATGCCCTTGATGTTTTCGACAGGGGCTGGTGCAAATGGAAATAAATCAATAGGTACAGGCGCTGTGGGGGGGATGTTTGTGGGGACGGTATTTGGGGTGTTTGTTATCCCTATTCTGTTTATCATTTTTCAATCCCTGCAAGAAAAAGTTGGCCGTAAACCAAAACCCGAAGATGAAGATGATGAGGCGGAAGTAGTACCTGCCCGTTAA
- a CDS encoding sensor histidine kinase produces the protein MPQIQSKQNWLIRYKLYHLPFWFLYNYLWWVFSQGDPIGVARSIFFSPYTVKFSFYLVFQALAAYFNLYFLMPRYMEKGKFAQYITYELLTIIVAAMLIVPGYFLSAILSGKTMDDLYGSGPHNFFTLFLANPLPSIVASSTLAMSIKLTKTWAQTQKRQQMLEKEKLETELKFLKYQFNPHFLFNSINSIFFLIHKNPNMASASLAKFSELLRHQLYECNDQQIPLQKEIAYLENFIELEKLRHDTEVQADIALTTPFAGSLGIAPFILMTFVENAFKHVSAHVNGSNWISIKLELEGQRLSLFVSNSTAPGEANQAIKYGGIGLANVKRRLDLMYPGIYELDIDSQPDTFTVKLRLTLAVLQISPTMQMA, from the coding sequence ATGCCTCAAATTCAATCTAAACAAAACTGGCTTATCAGGTATAAGTTATACCACCTGCCTTTTTGGTTTTTATACAATTACCTGTGGTGGGTATTTTCCCAGGGCGATCCTATTGGCGTGGCGCGCAGCATCTTTTTCTCTCCCTACACGGTAAAATTTAGCTTTTACCTGGTATTCCAGGCTTTAGCGGCGTATTTTAACCTGTATTTTTTGATGCCACGTTATATGGAAAAGGGCAAATTTGCGCAATACATAACTTACGAGTTATTAACCATCATCGTGGCTGCCATGCTGATTGTTCCGGGGTATTTTTTAAGCGCCATTCTATCGGGTAAAACAATGGATGATTTATATGGTAGCGGGCCTCATAACTTTTTTACCCTTTTCCTGGCCAATCCGTTGCCATCAATAGTGGCCAGCAGCACTCTTGCCATGAGTATTAAGCTTACTAAAACCTGGGCACAAACGCAAAAAAGGCAACAAATGCTGGAAAAAGAGAAGCTTGAAACCGAGCTTAAATTTTTAAAATACCAGTTTAACCCTCATTTTTTGTTTAACAGCATCAATTCCATATTTTTCCTTATCCACAAAAATCCCAATATGGCTTCGGCTTCGCTGGCCAAATTCTCTGAATTGTTGCGGCATCAGCTTTATGAATGCAACGACCAGCAAATCCCCCTTCAAAAAGAAATAGCCTATCTTGAAAATTTTATCGAACTGGAAAAGCTGCGACATGATACCGAAGTGCAAGCTGATATAGCGTTGACAACACCTTTTGCCGGCAGCCTGGGCATCGCTCCCTTTATTTTGATGACGTTTGTAGAAAACGCTTTCAAGCACGTATCGGCCCATGTAAATGGCAGCAATTGGATCAGCATAAAACTTGAACTGGAAGGGCAGCGGCTTAGCTTATTTGTAAGCAACAGTACAGCCCCCGGCGAGGCTAACCAGGCGATAAAATACGGCGGTATAGGGCTGGCCAATGTTAAACGGAGGCTCGATTTAATGTACCCCGGCATTTATGAATTGGATATTGACAGCCAACCCGATACTTTTACGGTAAAACTACGGCTAACGCTTGCTGTGCTCCAAATATCACCAACCATGCAAATGGCTTAA
- a CDS encoding efflux transporter outer membrane subunit, with protein sequence MNRRSFKYILPFTLLFGVVLSCKVTKTYNRPDIGTTGLYRDGQTNDTTTIAAMPWQKLFADTILKSLIQEGLNNNLDLKTAVQRILEAQATLQQSKAAFYPSLSGNASVTRSKQSSAGLNYPAGTIVNTLTTTYQAGLTTSWEADVWGKLSSTKRAALAGFLQTDAAKRAVQTQLIADIANNYFTLLALDKQLEITLQTLKNRIKDVETMKELKAGAVVTGAAVVQSEANRYAAEVSIPDLKRSIRETENALDILLSRPPGVVNRGSLDTQNMATELQVGIPTQLLTNRPDVQQSEYAFRAAFENTNVAKTYFYPSFTITASGGLSTLQLKDFFVNSIFYNIAAGLTQPIFNQGLNKARLHTAQAQQQEALNSFQKTLLVAGQEVSNALYAHQTALEKQDARSKQIIALQKSVEYTQELLRYSSATNYTDVLTSEQNLLAAQLSGVNDRLQELQSVVNLYRALGGGWR encoded by the coding sequence ATGAACAGACGGAGTTTTAAATATATACTGCCCTTTACGCTGCTATTCGGCGTTGTGCTATCGTGCAAAGTAACGAAAACGTATAACCGGCCGGATATAGGCACAACCGGACTTTACCGCGATGGGCAAACTAACGATACTACCACGATAGCGGCTATGCCCTGGCAAAAACTTTTTGCCGATACTATACTTAAATCGCTGATACAGGAAGGGTTGAATAATAACCTGGACCTTAAAACCGCTGTTCAGCGGATACTGGAGGCGCAGGCAACATTGCAGCAAAGTAAGGCCGCGTTTTATCCATCGTTAAGCGGCAATGCCAGTGTAACCCGGTCAAAACAATCATCGGCAGGCTTAAATTATCCTGCCGGTACAATTGTTAATACCTTAACTACCACTTACCAGGCGGGTCTAACAACCTCATGGGAGGCCGATGTTTGGGGGAAGCTGAGCAGCACCAAACGTGCGGCGTTGGCTGGTTTTTTACAAACTGATGCGGCTAAGCGGGCCGTGCAAACCCAGTTGATTGCCGACATAGCCAATAACTATTTTACCCTGTTGGCATTGGACAAACAGCTGGAAATTACACTGCAAACCCTCAAAAACCGCATTAAAGATGTGGAGACCATGAAGGAGCTTAAGGCCGGCGCAGTGGTAACCGGGGCCGCTGTGGTGCAAAGCGAAGCCAATCGCTATGCCGCCGAAGTATCCATTCCTGATTTAAAGCGCAGTATCCGCGAAACCGAAAATGCTTTGGATATCCTGTTATCAAGGCCGCCGGGCGTGGTAAACCGCGGCAGTTTGGATACCCAGAACATGGCCACCGAATTACAGGTGGGCATCCCAACACAATTGCTCACTAACCGCCCGGACGTACAGCAAAGCGAATACGCTTTCCGTGCCGCGTTTGAGAATACCAACGTGGCTAAAACGTATTTTTATCCCTCGTTTACCATCACAGCCTCGGGAGGTTTATCAACCTTACAGCTTAAAGACTTTTTTGTCAATTCCATATTTTACAATATTGCCGCGGGCCTTACCCAGCCCATTTTTAACCAGGGCTTGAACAAAGCCCGTTTACACACTGCGCAGGCACAGCAGCAGGAAGCGCTTAACAGCTTCCAGAAAACATTGCTGGTAGCAGGGCAGGAGGTATCCAATGCATTATATGCACACCAAACCGCCCTTGAAAAACAGGATGCCCGCAGTAAGCAGATCATCGCTTTGCAAAAATCGGTTGAGTATACACAGGAGTTATTGCGGTACAGCTCGGCCACCAATTATACCGATGTATTAACATCCGAACAAAACCTGCTGGCAGCACAGCTAAGCGGTGTTAACGATAGGCTGCAGGAGCTGCAGTCTGTCGTTAATTTATACCGAGCATTGGGTGGAGGCTGGCGGTAG
- a CDS encoding LytR/AlgR family response regulator transcription factor has protein sequence MNINCIIVDDEPLAREGLGNYVREVDFLQLAGTCENPLELLKLLDRQPADLIFLDIQMPKMNGIEFLKIMQKPPMVVITTAYPTYALESFQLDVLDYLLKPITFERFFKAASKARDYHRLLTKPASADVIKTEKPEDYFFIKCGSKYEKVPLNEILYVEGMQNYVNIFTLKGKYVTMLSLKNLEENLAGKAFIRVHKSYIVAINKIDGIEGNEIFIQASKIPISRNYREQVIGQVVTNRLWDKK, from the coding sequence ATGAATATCAATTGTATAATTGTCGATGATGAGCCATTGGCCCGCGAAGGGCTTGGGAACTACGTACGCGAGGTAGATTTTCTACAGCTGGCCGGCACTTGCGAAAACCCGCTTGAGCTTTTGAAACTGCTTGACAGGCAACCCGCCGACTTGATTTTCCTGGATATCCAGATGCCCAAAATGAACGGGATAGAGTTTTTGAAGATTATGCAAAAACCGCCCATGGTGGTTATAACTACCGCCTACCCTACTTACGCGCTGGAAAGTTTTCAGCTGGATGTGCTGGATTACCTGCTTAAACCCATCACCTTTGAGCGTTTTTTTAAGGCGGCCAGCAAAGCCCGGGACTATCACCGGTTACTAACGAAACCTGCGTCAGCCGATGTCATTAAAACCGAAAAGCCGGAAGATTACTTTTTTATTAAATGCGGCAGCAAATATGAAAAAGTACCCTTGAATGAGATCCTTTATGTAGAAGGCATGCAAAACTATGTGAACATTTTTACGCTGAAAGGCAAATATGTAACCATGCTATCCCTTAAAAACCTGGAGGAAAACCTGGCCGGCAAGGCTTTTATCAGAGTGCACAAATCATACATTGTAGCTATCAACAAAATTGATGGTATTGAAGGCAATGAGATATTTATCCAGGCCAGCAAAATCCCTATAAGCCGTAATTACCGCGAACAGGTGATTGGCCAGGTGGTTACCAACAGGCTTTGGGATAAAAAATAA
- a CDS encoding MBL fold metallo-hydrolase, which yields MSNLSVNIKMFQVGELGDCFLLKFKKDGSESSVLIDCGSFRNSDKSEQRLQTIAGFIQDDLEGMPLDVVVGTHQHNDHLSGFVHAFGVFQQTGINNVWLSWLDDPKDEQAGKIAAGQRKVTDNLQKIVDGLAKNNNESHSLASSRISDVLGFYLAADDAEVPKAEKKVKRPPVVPQMGIDNLRKLGKTISYLSPGSVLDLPALPQNSVKVYVLGPPRNSNLLFDINPNKDETYDTKLAAISNLAEGYLSAMKNFTGEPVDSDEGNFPFDKKHDRKLTSKLFSKEYQMKKNAWRTIDDEWLDQAERLSLYLDTYTNNSSLVLAFELVECSKVLLFVGDAQTGNWLSWEDIKWDKDKVKAGFSLDYLLNNTVLYKVGHHCSHNATLKEYLDDKIIHKDLVAMIPVDRTDPNITKNNGWKMPAVNLYKKLKENTQNRVLVMDVGYDADCDPDGQAKEAWAKVPFKPVYNQQKFYIEYEVHSDSN from the coding sequence ATGAGTAACCTTAGCGTAAATATAAAAATGTTCCAGGTTGGCGAACTTGGAGATTGCTTTCTGTTAAAATTTAAAAAAGACGGGAGCGAAAGTTCGGTATTAATTGATTGCGGTTCGTTTCGCAATTCAGATAAATCTGAGCAAAGGCTTCAAACTATAGCCGGGTTTATTCAGGATGATTTGGAGGGCATGCCCCTTGATGTTGTTGTAGGTACACATCAGCATAATGATCACCTGTCGGGATTTGTACATGCTTTCGGGGTTTTCCAGCAAACTGGTATCAATAATGTATGGCTATCATGGCTTGATGACCCAAAAGACGAACAAGCCGGTAAAATTGCTGCGGGGCAGCGTAAAGTGACCGACAACCTTCAAAAAATTGTGGACGGACTTGCAAAAAATAATAACGAAAGCCACTCACTTGCTTCCAGCCGCATCAGTGATGTTTTGGGATTTTATCTGGCAGCCGATGATGCTGAAGTACCAAAAGCTGAAAAGAAAGTAAAACGCCCGCCGGTAGTGCCGCAAATGGGTATTGATAATTTGCGCAAACTTGGTAAAACCATCTCATACCTGTCGCCGGGATCTGTATTGGATTTGCCCGCCCTGCCCCAAAACTCGGTTAAGGTTTATGTGCTTGGGCCGCCAAGAAACAGCAATTTGCTGTTTGATATTAATCCTAATAAGGATGAAACTTATGATACCAAGCTTGCAGCAATAAGTAATCTTGCCGAAGGCTATCTATCGGCAATGAAAAACTTTACAGGCGAGCCTGTAGATTCAGATGAGGGGAATTTTCCATTCGACAAAAAGCACGATAGAAAACTAACATCAAAATTGTTTTCGAAAGAATACCAGATGAAAAAAAATGCCTGGCGTACCATAGACGATGAATGGCTTGACCAGGCCGAGCGCTTATCCCTTTACCTGGATACCTACACCAACAACAGCAGCCTTGTATTGGCCTTTGAGCTGGTTGAATGTAGTAAGGTATTGTTATTTGTTGGCGATGCCCAAACCGGAAACTGGCTTTCATGGGAAGATATTAAATGGGATAAGGACAAAGTAAAAGCAGGTTTCTCTTTAGATTATCTGCTGAACAATACGGTGTTGTATAAAGTGGGCCACCACTGTAGCCACAACGCTACATTAAAAGAATACCTTGATGATAAAATCATCCATAAGGACCTTGTAGCCATGATTCCCGTTGATCGTACCGATCCAAATATCACCAAGAATAATGGCTGGAAAATGCCGGCGGTAAACCTTTATAAAAAACTAAAAGAAAACACGCAAAACCGCGTGCTGGTAATGGATGTTGGCTACGACGCTGATTGCGACCCGGACGGGCAGGCCAAAGAAGCATGGGCCAAAGTGCCTTTTAAGCCGGTGTACAACCAACAAAAGTTTTACATTGAATATGAGGTTCACAGTGATTCAAATTAA
- a CDS encoding efflux RND transporter periplasmic adaptor subunit: MMFFILSSKKIQTKRFFNALYLLPAIVLVTASCGNKNTQAASQGQQVLDYKVVQVQPRQATLNVDYPASIQGQQNIEIRPKVDGYVEKIYVDEGSIVTKGQLLFKINAPQYEQEVRTAEAGIKTAEADLALAKMQLNKVKPLVEKDIISHYELESAEYTQQSKAAALAQAKAALVNAKVNLGYTTITSPVNGVIGALPYKLGSLVTSSTTDPLTTVYNTSNVYVYFALNEKQLLGFSRDSTAKTSFKTKLNQLPPVSLILPDGSTYEHAGKVETVNGLINTATGAANVRADFANPRGLIRSGSSAVVRIPNVVKSALLVPESATYELQDKRFVYVVDDQHKIKNVAIKVMDNTAGQFYVVTDGLKAGDKIVLESSGNLQDGTEIKPNEVSAGSVYGGVK; the protein is encoded by the coding sequence ATGATGTTTTTTATCCTGTCTTCCAAAAAAATCCAAACAAAACGTTTTTTTAATGCCCTGTATTTATTGCCGGCCATTGTTTTAGTAACTGCATCTTGTGGTAATAAAAATACACAGGCCGCCAGCCAGGGACAGCAGGTATTGGATTACAAAGTAGTTCAGGTACAACCACGCCAGGCCACGTTAAATGTTGATTATCCCGCAAGTATACAGGGGCAGCAAAATATAGAGATAAGGCCGAAGGTGGATGGTTATGTTGAAAAAATTTATGTTGATGAAGGCTCCATTGTAACCAAAGGGCAATTGCTGTTTAAGATAAACGCCCCGCAATATGAGCAGGAGGTGCGTACTGCCGAGGCAGGTATTAAAACCGCCGAAGCTGATCTGGCACTGGCTAAAATGCAATTGAACAAGGTAAAACCACTGGTGGAGAAAGATATTATCAGCCATTATGAACTGGAATCGGCCGAGTATACACAGCAATCAAAAGCGGCGGCGCTTGCCCAGGCCAAAGCCGCGTTGGTAAATGCCAAAGTGAATTTAGGGTACACCACCATCACCAGCCCCGTGAATGGCGTTATAGGCGCGTTGCCGTACAAATTGGGCAGCCTGGTAACCAGCAGCACAACAGACCCGCTCACCACGGTTTACAATACCTCAAATGTTTACGTATACTTTGCCCTGAACGAGAAGCAACTGCTTGGTTTTAGTCGCGACAGTACAGCTAAAACATCTTTTAAAACCAAATTGAACCAGTTGCCCCCGGTTTCGCTCATATTGCCCGATGGCAGTACTTATGAGCATGCCGGTAAAGTTGAAACCGTGAATGGTTTAATTAACACCGCAACCGGCGCAGCCAATGTACGTGCCGATTTTGCAAACCCGCGCGGCCTTATCCGCAGTGGCAGCAGTGCGGTAGTACGCATCCCTAATGTTGTAAAATCGGCTTTACTGGTGCCCGAAAGCGCTACTTATGAATTACAGGACAAACGCTTTGTTTACGTAGTTGATGATCAGCATAAAATAAAAAATGTAGCCATTAAAGTGATGGATAATACGGCCGGCCAGTTTTATGTAGTTACCGATGGCTTAAAGGCCGGCGATAAAATTGTGCTGGAAAGTTCGGGTAACCTGCAGGATGGTACCGAAATTAAGCCAAATGAAGTTAGCGCCGGGTCGGTTTACGGCGGCGTTAAATAA